The Pricia mediterranea genome includes a window with the following:
- a CDS encoding iron-containing alcohol dehydrogenase family protein, whose protein sequence is MEVKKDYLARPRAIKDVKPKFRNFPMVPRVVFGSGCFDQLGDILMAKRKHSDAPFIFLVDDVFEGTELTSRIPRIFNDQLIFISADQEPTTKQVDVLVKRIEKDFDDLPSGIVGIGGGTLLDLSKAVAILLTNNGSASRYQGWDLVLKPALYHVGIPTISGTGAEVSRTTVLLGPEKKLGINSDYTTFDQVLLDPDLTKGVERAQWFYTGMDCFIHCIESLQGTFLNAFSQSYGEKALELCKEVFLEELNPKESRDKLMMASWHGGMSIAYSQVGVAHAMSYGLGFLLGVRHGIGNCLVFKHLNEFYPEGVALFDRMLEKHEIELPTGICANLDENELDTMISVAMGMVPLWENALGSDWRNVITPEKLACIYRKI, encoded by the coding sequence ATGGAGGTTAAAAAGGATTATTTGGCCCGACCAAGGGCAATCAAGGATGTCAAACCGAAGTTTCGAAATTTTCCGATGGTGCCCCGGGTTGTTTTCGGTAGCGGATGTTTTGACCAGCTGGGCGATATTCTTATGGCAAAAAGAAAACATTCCGATGCACCTTTCATTTTTTTGGTGGATGATGTTTTTGAAGGAACGGAACTGACTTCCAGAATTCCCCGTATCTTCAACGACCAGCTGATATTCATTTCCGCCGATCAGGAACCGACGACGAAACAGGTCGATGTTCTGGTAAAAAGGATTGAAAAAGACTTCGACGACCTTCCCTCGGGCATTGTGGGGATCGGTGGCGGCACCCTGCTGGACCTTTCCAAGGCTGTTGCCATCCTTCTCACGAACAACGGGAGCGCCTCTCGGTATCAAGGGTGGGACCTGGTACTTAAACCCGCTCTCTATCATGTAGGAATACCCACTATTAGCGGTACCGGCGCGGAGGTGTCCAGAACTACCGTACTGTTGGGACCCGAAAAAAAATTGGGCATCAATTCAGATTACACCACGTTCGATCAAGTGCTGTTGGACCCTGATCTGACCAAAGGGGTCGAGAGGGCACAGTGGTTCTATACGGGAATGGACTGTTTTATTCACTGTATCGAATCGCTCCAGGGTACATTTCTCAACGCCTTTAGTCAAAGTTACGGGGAGAAGGCCTTAGAGCTCTGCAAGGAAGTATTTTTGGAAGAACTCAATCCCAAAGAATCCCGGGACAAATTGATGATGGCCTCTTGGCACGGGGGCATGAGCATCGCCTACTCGCAAGTAGGAGTGGCCCACGCCATGAGCTATGGTCTTGGTTTTCTGTTGGGCGTCCGACACGGTATTGGCAACTGCCTGGTATTTAAGCATCTGAATGAATTTTATCCCGAAGGTGTCGCCCTTTTTGACCGAATGTTAGAGAAGCATGAGATTGAATTGCCCACGGGCATTTGCGCCAACTTGGACGAGAACGAGCTCGACACCATGATCTCGGTTGCCATGGGTATGGTGCCGCTCTGGGAAAATGCCCTGGGCTCGGATTGGCGTAATGTCATTACACCGGAAAAATTAGCGTGCATCTACCGGAAGATATAA
- a CDS encoding HAD family hydrolase has protein sequence MEIDFSRIKVIGLDADDTLWVNETYFRDTEEKFASLLEGYETKNRIDQELFKTEIRNLDHYGYGVKGFVLSMVESALEISNGRIPAKTIAEILELGKTMLEQPVELLDGVKEVLDNLQKKYRLIVLTKGDLLDQERKLERSGLSEYFHHVEVLSDKKEENYLHLLRHLDIDVEDFLMIGNSLKSDVLPLLKIGAQAVHVPFHTTWQHEEAKVKEGEFGYLKINRLSDILEYLK, from the coding sequence ATGGAAATAGACTTTAGCCGCATCAAGGTCATCGGTTTGGATGCCGACGACACCCTTTGGGTCAACGAAACCTATTTTAGGGATACCGAGGAAAAATTTGCTTCCCTTTTGGAAGGCTACGAAACCAAAAACCGGATCGACCAAGAACTTTTTAAGACCGAGATACGTAACCTAGACCATTACGGATACGGTGTTAAGGGGTTTGTGCTGAGTATGGTAGAATCGGCCCTGGAAATTTCCAATGGTCGAATCCCCGCGAAAACTATTGCCGAAATTTTAGAGCTGGGCAAAACGATGTTGGAACAGCCCGTTGAGCTTTTGGATGGGGTCAAGGAAGTATTGGACAACTTACAAAAGAAATATCGTTTGATCGTATTGACCAAAGGAGACCTTCTGGATCAGGAACGTAAGCTGGAACGCTCCGGACTCTCCGAATATTTTCACCATGTCGAGGTGCTAAGCGATAAAAAAGAAGAAAACTACCTACATTTGCTGCGTCACCTAGACATTGACGTAGAAGATTTTCTGATGATAGGTAATTCCCTTAAATCCGATGTGCTTCCCTTACTAAAGATAGGGGCACAGGCGGTGCATGTACCTTTTCATACCACTTGGCAGCACGAGGAGGCAAAGGTCAAAGAGGGGGAGTTCGGTTATTTGAAAATAAATAGGCTGTCGGATATTCTGGAGTATTTGAAGTAG
- the kdsB gene encoding 3-deoxy-manno-octulosonate cytidylyltransferase has translation MIPARYAASRFPAKLMQDLSGKPVILRTYEAAVKTGLFDNVYVVTDSKVIFDTISQAGGKALMSQKEHECGSDRIAEAVADMEVDIIVNVQGDEPFTDRESLVGVLEVFRNDPDREIDLASLMVKITDQEEIDDPNTVKVIVDQRNFALYFSRSPIPYPRNREIEASHYKHKGIYAFRKTALMDFQRLPMLPLEATEKIEAIRYLEYGKKIKMVETEVSGIEIDTPDDLKRAQRAWK, from the coding sequence ATGATTCCCGCCCGCTATGCGGCATCCCGTTTTCCGGCCAAGCTGATGCAGGACCTATCGGGCAAACCCGTTATCCTGCGTACCTACGAGGCCGCGGTAAAGACCGGACTTTTTGATAACGTCTATGTGGTCACGGACAGTAAAGTGATTTTCGACACGATATCCCAGGCAGGGGGCAAGGCCCTTATGAGCCAGAAAGAACATGAATGTGGCAGTGACCGTATCGCGGAGGCTGTGGCGGATATGGAAGTCGATATTATTGTAAACGTTCAGGGTGATGAACCTTTTACCGATCGAGAAAGTCTGGTCGGGGTCCTCGAGGTTTTCCGCAACGATCCGGACCGGGAAATCGATTTAGCCTCCCTAATGGTCAAAATCACTGATCAAGAAGAAATCGATGACCCCAATACGGTGAAGGTCATCGTCGATCAGCGCAACTTCGCGCTCTATTTTTCGCGCTCCCCGATCCCCTATCCCCGAAACCGGGAAATCGAGGCATCCCATTACAAGCATAAAGGTATCTATGCCTTTCGGAAGACCGCCTTGATGGACTTTCAACGTTTACCGATGCTACCGTTGGAAGCGACCGAAAAAATAGAGGCGATCCGCTATTTGGAATATGGAAAGAAAATCAAGATGGTCGAAACGGAAGTATCGGGTATTGAAATCGATACGCCCGATGATCTCAAAAGAGCACAACGGGCATGGAAATAG
- a CDS encoding DUF4126 domain-containing protein — MTSETIMSIFLGIGLAASVGFRVFLPLFALSLASYFGFWELNESWQWIGSLAAIIVLGVATAVEIFAYFIPWVDNLLDSFAVPLAAIAGTAVMVSTVADLDPVVTWSLAIIAGGGTATAIKGANAAGRMTSTATTGGLANPVVSTLETGTAAVVTTASIFAPVFAAILVIIILFIIFRIYRKIRPRRGRE, encoded by the coding sequence ATGACCTCCGAAACCATCATGAGCATTTTCTTGGGCATCGGGCTTGCCGCTTCGGTGGGCTTCCGTGTCTTTCTACCTTTGTTTGCATTGAGCTTGGCCTCGTATTTCGGGTTTTGGGAACTCAATGAAAGCTGGCAATGGATCGGTAGCCTTGCCGCGATCATCGTATTGGGCGTTGCCACGGCTGTGGAAATTTTCGCTTATTTTATTCCTTGGGTGGACAATCTTTTGGATAGTTTTGCAGTTCCACTGGCAGCCATCGCCGGGACGGCCGTCATGGTATCGACCGTTGCCGATCTCGACCCGGTCGTTACTTGGTCGCTGGCGATAATCGCTGGTGGCGGCACGGCTACCGCAATAAAGGGAGCGAACGCCGCAGGTCGAATGACCTCGACGGCCACGACCGGGGGTTTGGCCAATCCAGTGGTATCGACCTTGGAGACCGGCACGGCGGCGGTGGTGACCACCGCTTCCATTTTTGCACCGGTCTTTGCCGCCATCTTGGTCATTATCATCCTATTTATAATATTTAGGATATACAGAAAGATAAGGCCGCGACGGGGGAGGGAGTGA
- a CDS encoding ATP-dependent DNA helicase has protein sequence MATLTDTSFYQILKDRFPHEPTLKQSVALQQLAGYILSKDKEKVFLLRGFAGTGKTTLVGTLVNSLWKTTQKSVLMAPTGRAAKVMANYAKSQAFTIHRKIYFPKKQRGGSIHFELAPNKHRNTIFIVDEASMIPDAPSDSRLFGNGSLLDDLLMYVYSGHNCKLILIGDTAQLPPVHLNLSPALDADKLRMNYNKEVINLELDEVVRQAEDSGILVNATLLREQLQSEFFDSFQFDVDPFKDIVRLVDGYEIQEAIDSSYSENGKEETAFIVRSNKRANLYNESIRSRILFLENELAVGDYMMVVKNNYFWLKPNSKAGFIANGDIIEVLEIFAIKNLYGFRFAEVLVKMVDYPDQPPLETVLLLDTVKSVTASLSYEDGNRLYQEVMMDYVEEKSKYKKFQAVKNNKYFNALQVKFSYAITCHKSQGGQWDTVFVEQPYLPNGVDKEYLRWLYTAVTRAKKRLYLLGFKSEFFVGSE, from the coding sequence ATGGCCACATTGACCGACACATCGTTTTACCAAATATTAAAGGATAGATTTCCCCATGAGCCCACCTTGAAGCAGTCGGTCGCCCTACAACAATTAGCGGGTTATATACTCTCCAAAGACAAAGAAAAGGTGTTTCTGCTCAGGGGGTTCGCCGGCACCGGAAAAACAACCCTTGTCGGTACTTTGGTCAACAGTCTCTGGAAGACGACCCAAAAGTCCGTCCTCATGGCGCCGACGGGAAGAGCGGCCAAGGTGATGGCCAATTATGCCAAGAGCCAAGCGTTTACGATCCACAGAAAGATATACTTCCCCAAAAAACAGCGGGGCGGGTCGATTCATTTCGAACTGGCGCCCAACAAGCACCGCAACACCATCTTTATTGTTGACGAGGCCTCGATGATACCCGATGCGCCCAGTGATTCACGGCTTTTTGGTAACGGCTCGCTATTGGATGATCTGCTGATGTACGTTTATTCCGGTCACAACTGCAAACTGATCTTGATAGGGGATACCGCGCAGCTACCACCGGTACACCTGAATTTGAGTCCTGCATTGGATGCGGACAAGCTAAGGATGAACTACAACAAGGAAGTCATCAATTTGGAATTGGACGAGGTAGTGCGCCAGGCGGAAGATTCAGGTATCTTGGTCAATGCCACCCTGCTCCGGGAACAACTGCAAAGCGAATTTTTCGATTCCTTTCAATTCGACGTCGATCCCTTTAAGGATATCGTCAGACTGGTGGACGGTTATGAGATACAGGAAGCCATCGATTCTTCCTATTCGGAAAACGGAAAAGAGGAGACCGCATTTATCGTCCGTTCGAACAAACGGGCCAACCTGTATAACGAGAGCATCCGTAGCCGGATACTTTTTTTGGAAAACGAACTGGCGGTAGGCGATTATATGATGGTGGTCAAGAACAATTACTTCTGGCTGAAACCCAATTCAAAAGCCGGGTTTATCGCCAACGGGGATATTATCGAGGTGCTCGAGATCTTCGCCATCAAGAACCTGTACGGCTTCCGTTTTGCGGAGGTCCTGGTCAAAATGGTCGATTATCCGGATCAGCCACCCTTGGAGACCGTTTTGCTGTTGGACACCGTTAAGTCCGTCACCGCTTCGTTATCCTACGAAGACGGGAACCGTTTGTATCAAGAGGTGATGATGGACTATGTCGAAGAAAAATCCAAATACAAAAAATTCCAGGCCGTCAAGAACAACAAGTACTTTAACGCCCTACAGGTCAAGTTCTCCTACGCCATAACCTGCCACAAATCACAAGGCGGGCAGTGGGATACCGTTTTCGTCGAGCAGCCCTATCTGCCCAACGGAGTGGACAAGGAGTATCTGCGCTGGCTGTACACCGCCGTGACCCGCGCCAAAAAACGCTTGTACCTGCTTGGTTTCAAAAGTGAGTTTTTCGTCGGGAGCGAATGA
- a CDS encoding DUF3822 family protein translates to MENHTKLSIQVSLNGLSFCILNTQANEVIQTESQVFAKQLTPYAVLERLKALFLEHKIGQKRFSEVVAVHRNNLFGLVPQLFFNADELANYLKFNTKLLSTDHITYDELKKDGLVNVYVPFVNINNYIYDLFGAFTFKHHGTVMIESLLGRPVQPDNRQVQVSGRQNAVSDGTGRSEELKSKGKEPVCYVYVCERKIDVTVVVQNKLLLYNNFSFVTKEDFLYYLLFTLEQLKLDASTVSVKLFGDIEEDDDIYELCYRYIPHVGIFAPSAMEHPLTHGHDEPIDFTVLNAL, encoded by the coding sequence GTGGAAAATCATACTAAATTGTCCATTCAGGTTAGCTTGAATGGACTTTCTTTTTGTATTCTAAATACTCAGGCCAATGAGGTTATTCAAACCGAAAGTCAGGTTTTTGCGAAACAATTGACCCCATACGCAGTTTTAGAGCGACTGAAAGCCCTATTCCTAGAGCACAAAATAGGTCAAAAGCGATTTTCGGAAGTAGTCGCAGTGCACCGGAACAACCTATTCGGACTCGTACCACAGCTATTTTTTAATGCGGACGAACTGGCCAACTATTTGAAATTCAACACCAAACTGCTCTCCACCGATCATATCACCTACGATGAATTGAAGAAAGACGGTCTGGTCAACGTCTACGTGCCCTTCGTGAACATCAATAATTATATTTACGATCTTTTTGGGGCATTCACCTTTAAGCACCACGGAACCGTGATGATAGAATCACTGCTGGGCAGACCCGTGCAACCGGACAATCGACAAGTGCAGGTGTCAGGACGGCAAAATGCTGTCTCGGATGGGACCGGCCGTTCCGAAGAATTAAAATCCAAGGGGAAAGAACCAGTTTGCTACGTATATGTTTGCGAGCGCAAAATCGATGTAACCGTCGTTGTCCAGAACAAGTTGTTGCTGTATAATAATTTCAGCTTCGTTACCAAGGAAGATTTTTTGTATTATCTGCTTTTTACCTTAGAGCAGCTAAAACTAGATGCCTCCACGGTTTCGGTCAAACTTTTTGGCGATATCGAGGAAGATGATGACATATACGAACTCTGTTATCGATATATACCCCATGTGGGTATTTTTGCACCCTCCGCTATGGAGCATCCGTTGACGCACGGTCACGATGAGCCTATTGATTTTACCGTACTAAACGCCCTCTAA
- a CDS encoding RsmD family RNA methyltransferase has product MRIISGTYKGKRIVAPKKLPVRPTTDMAKEALFNILNNRYYFSDIAVLDLFAGTGNISYEFASRGTDRITAVDVDSACIRFIDSISEEMDLDISALKSDVFDYLAKTGARVDIIFADPFYEMSQTDFQKLVSLTFDRNLLLQDGTLIIEHSSRMDLSELHNFTEKRKYGGTAFSFFNEG; this is encoded by the coding sequence ATGCGAATCATTTCCGGCACATATAAAGGGAAGCGAATCGTAGCACCGAAAAAACTTCCGGTGCGCCCAACTACGGATATGGCCAAGGAAGCTCTTTTTAACATTCTCAATAATCGCTACTACTTCTCCGATATTGCGGTACTTGATCTCTTTGCAGGCACGGGCAATATCAGTTATGAATTTGCCTCGAGGGGCACGGACCGGATTACGGCCGTCGATGTCGATTCGGCATGTATCCGGTTTATCGATTCGATTTCGGAAGAAATGGATTTGGATATCTCCGCCCTTAAAAGCGACGTTTTCGATTATTTGGCAAAGACAGGCGCCCGAGTGGATATCATTTTTGCGGACCCGTTCTACGAAATGTCCCAAACGGATTTTCAAAAGCTGGTAAGCCTAACCTTCGACCGGAATTTGCTTTTGCAAGACGGCACCCTGATCATCGAGCATTCTAGCCGGATGGATCTGTCAGAACTCCACAATTTTACCGAAAAACGGAAGTACGGGGGAACAGCGTTCAGTTTTTTCAATGAGGGTTAG
- a CDS encoding transmembrane 220 family protein, producing MKIFFKILAFVFGSLFVWSAVLQYNDPDALLWYGIYGLAALGSLLFVFGRLPFSAAIILCVAYLVGGIVSWPETFEGFEIGAGDIDNIERAREAGGLLIVSTAFLVYALRIWYKRKTLVPS from the coding sequence ATGAAGATTTTTTTTAAAATTTTAGCCTTTGTTTTTGGGAGCTTGTTTGTTTGGTCCGCCGTCTTACAGTACAACGACCCCGATGCCTTGTTATGGTACGGCATATACGGGCTGGCCGCCTTGGGCTCGCTCCTGTTTGTATTCGGCCGTCTGCCATTTAGTGCCGCCATCATCTTGTGTGTCGCCTATCTTGTCGGGGGCATCGTATCCTGGCCCGAAACCTTCGAAGGTTTTGAAATCGGCGCCGGCGATATCGATAACATCGAACGTGCCCGGGAGGCCGGGGGGCTGCTCATCGTATCGACTGCCTTTTTGGTGTATGCCCTGCGGATATGGTATAAAAGAAAAACCTTGGTGCCATCATAG
- a CDS encoding alkaline phosphatase family protein, producing MKKTVVINVVGLTQRLIGEHTPFIEGFLKKGKSAPIHPVLPAVTCAAQSTYLTGKTPSVHGIVANGWYFKTECEIKFWRQSNKLVQAEKIWEKLQREDPTFTCSNMFWWYNMYSTADYTVTPRPNYLADGRKIPDIYSHPAELRDTLQTELGQFPLFHFWGPKTSIKASQWIADATIRTDQIHNPTLTLVYLPHLDYNLQRHGIDFDKIKNDLEEIDGVVQQLVEHYERQDASIVLLSEYGITDVNNPIYLNRILRKEGYLAIRVERGLELLDAGASRAFAVADHQIAHVYLNDPSLKSEIKALLEPVTGVEEVWSDEEIKAAGLDHDRSGDLVVLADADSWFSYYFWLDDAKAPDYARMVDIHKKPGYDPVEMMTDPKDPFVMPKVAGKLLKKKLGFRTVLDIIPLDATLIKGSHGRVPEDRADYPILITNDATADLKEEIRATDVFKILERHVVDKS from the coding sequence ATGAAGAAAACAGTAGTCATCAATGTTGTAGGGCTCACCCAACGTCTTATCGGAGAGCATACTCCCTTTATAGAAGGGTTTTTGAAAAAAGGAAAATCGGCGCCTATCCATCCCGTGTTGCCTGCGGTGACCTGCGCGGCCCAGTCCACCTACCTGACCGGGAAGACCCCTTCCGTACACGGTATCGTGGCCAACGGCTGGTATTTTAAAACAGAATGCGAAATAAAATTTTGGCGGCAATCCAACAAATTGGTCCAAGCCGAAAAGATTTGGGAAAAGTTGCAGAGAGAAGACCCAACTTTCACCTGTTCCAATATGTTCTGGTGGTACAATATGTATTCCACCGCGGATTATACAGTAACGCCGCGGCCCAACTACTTGGCCGATGGCCGTAAGATTCCCGATATCTATTCCCATCCCGCCGAGTTGAGGGACACGTTGCAAACGGAACTAGGCCAATTTCCCCTCTTTCATTTTTGGGGGCCAAAGACCTCCATCAAGGCGAGTCAGTGGATTGCCGATGCTACCATCCGTACCGACCAAATCCATAATCCTACCTTGACCCTGGTCTATCTACCGCATTTGGACTATAACCTGCAGCGCCACGGCATCGATTTCGATAAAATCAAAAACGATCTCGAGGAAATCGACGGGGTGGTGCAACAGCTGGTCGAACACTACGAAAGGCAGGATGCGAGCATTGTTCTCTTGTCCGAATACGGCATCACCGATGTGAATAACCCCATTTATCTAAATCGGATCCTCAGAAAAGAGGGCTATCTGGCGATACGGGTGGAAAGGGGACTGGAGCTGTTGGATGCCGGGGCCAGCCGTGCCTTTGCCGTGGCCGACCATCAAATCGCGCACGTGTACCTGAACGACCCTTCCCTTAAGTCCGAGATCAAGGCCTTGTTGGAACCGGTCACGGGAGTAGAAGAAGTATGGTCGGACGAAGAGATTAAGGCGGCCGGCCTCGACCACGACCGTAGCGGCGATCTGGTGGTTTTGGCGGATGCCGATTCGTGGTTCTCATATTATTTTTGGTTAGACGATGCCAAGGCGCCCGATTACGCCCGGATGGTGGACATTCACAAAAAACCGGGCTACGATCCAGTCGAGATGATGACCGATCCCAAAGATCCGTTCGTTATGCCGAAAGTGGCCGGAAAACTCCTCAAAAAGAAACTGGGCTTTCGAACCGTGTTAGATATTATTCCGCTAGATGCCACCTTGATCAAAGGCTCCCACGGCCGTGTTCCCGAAGATCGGGCCGATTATCCCATCTTGATTACCAATGATGCAACGGCGGATCTCAAGGAAGAAATCAGGGCCACGGATGTTTTTAAAATTTTAGAGCGGCACGTAGTGGATAAATCATAG
- the eboE gene encoding metabolite traffic protein EboE, with amino-acid sequence MRTSNNVHLTYCTNIHPGQDWVTTFDSLKKHVPEIKSRVAPDTSFGLGLRLSNKASEQLGMDGKLIEFKKWLSDHGVYVFTMNGFPYGNFHDERVKDKVHAPDWTTRKRLDYTKRLFDQLAVLLPEGMQGGISTSPISYKHWHTSESATKEVFKKGAENLTEILLHLYHLEAKTGKYLHLDIEPEPDGMLENSDGVVRFFADYLIPIAKPILEDQLGIEADAATELIHRYITVCYDICHFSLAFEAPKDTFTKLAAARIKVGKIQVSAALKIRSDDVGNDRIWEALALFNEPTYLHQVTEKSNGAVTTYSDLPEVLQKKNPFKELRAHFHVPIFLERFDVLDSTQDQILKVLDYLKQHPVSEHLEIETYTWDVLPAGLKKDLSESIVREIQWLMDKF; translated from the coding sequence GTGCGCACCTCCAATAATGTTCATCTCACCTATTGCACGAACATCCATCCCGGACAGGATTGGGTAACGACCTTCGACAGTTTAAAAAAACATGTTCCCGAAATAAAATCCCGAGTCGCTCCCGATACTTCATTCGGATTGGGACTTAGGCTATCCAATAAGGCCAGTGAACAATTGGGGATGGATGGGAAGCTGATCGAATTTAAAAAATGGCTTTCCGACCACGGGGTCTATGTGTTTACGATGAACGGATTTCCTTACGGAAATTTTCACGACGAACGGGTAAAGGACAAGGTACACGCCCCGGATTGGACTACCCGCAAACGACTCGATTACACCAAACGATTGTTCGATCAATTGGCCGTTTTGCTGCCGGAGGGGATGCAAGGTGGTATTTCGACCTCCCCGATCAGTTACAAACACTGGCATACGTCGGAATCGGCCACCAAAGAAGTGTTTAAGAAAGGCGCCGAAAACCTGACGGAAATCCTCTTGCATTTATATCATCTGGAAGCTAAAACGGGAAAATACCTGCATCTAGATATCGAGCCCGAGCCGGATGGGATGCTGGAAAACAGTGATGGGGTGGTGCGTTTTTTCGCCGATTATTTGATACCGATCGCTAAGCCCATCCTAGAAGACCAATTAGGAATAGAAGCGGATGCGGCGACGGAGCTCATTCATAGATATATTACCGTTTGCTATGACATCTGCCATTTTTCCCTGGCTTTCGAAGCCCCTAAGGATACGTTCACCAAGTTGGCCGCAGCGCGAATCAAAGTGGGTAAGATACAGGTGAGCGCCGCCCTTAAAATTCGCTCCGATGACGTTGGGAACGATAGAATTTGGGAGGCCTTGGCACTATTTAATGAACCGACCTACCTGCATCAGGTTACGGAAAAGTCCAACGGCGCGGTCACGACCTATAGTGACTTGCCCGAAGTGCTACAGAAAAAAAATCCCTTTAAAGAATTACGGGCGCATTTTCATGTTCCCATCTTTTTAGAACGATTCGACGTTCTGGATTCCACCCAGGACCAAATTTTAAAAGTACTCGATTATTTGAAACAGCACCCGGTATCGGAACATCTCGAAATCGAAACCTATACTTGGGATGTACTGCCTGCCGGGCTCAAAAAGGACCTTTCGGAATCCATCGTCCGAGAAATCCAATGGTTGATGGACAAATTTTGA
- a CDS encoding 3-dehydroquinate synthase codes for MFKSIEQDFQVNYRYKLHFTVNLFGTGNTLLRDVFKEYGLHESSESGPFKVLFVVDDGVAEAHPRLLDRIDTYCEEYPTYLDRVETIVVQGGERTKNDSANVTEILSAINEKAICRHSFVVAVGGGAVIDMTGYAAAIAHRGVKLIRVPTTVLSQNDAAVGVKNGINAFGKKNFLGTFAPPFAIINDIEFLKTLEQRDWIAGIAEALKVALIKDADFFAYLEGNARKLRERDDEAMQYTIYKCAEMHMQHIAQGGDPFESGSSRPLDFGHWAAHKLEHMTDYRLRHGEAVAMGIVLDVTYAHLMELITDVDLDRIVRVFQAIGFNLELPIDTESEIKRLLNGIEEFREHLGGQLTITLISGIGKKHDVHEIDNDLMVEALHQVKEIANSKTI; via the coding sequence ATGTTTAAGTCGATTGAACAGGATTTTCAGGTAAATTATCGGTATAAACTCCACTTTACGGTGAACCTGTTCGGCACGGGAAATACCTTGCTTAGGGATGTTTTTAAGGAGTATGGCTTGCATGAGAGCAGCGAATCCGGCCCTTTCAAGGTACTGTTCGTCGTTGATGATGGCGTCGCGGAAGCCCATCCCCGTTTGTTGGATAGAATCGACACCTATTGCGAAGAATACCCAACTTATCTCGATCGTGTCGAAACAATAGTCGTACAAGGCGGGGAGCGAACCAAGAACGATTCCGCCAACGTCACCGAAATTTTGAGCGCTATCAACGAAAAGGCCATCTGCCGCCATTCCTTCGTGGTGGCCGTCGGCGGTGGGGCCGTAATCGATATGACGGGATATGCCGCTGCAATCGCCCACCGGGGGGTGAAGCTGATTCGGGTGCCGACCACGGTACTCTCCCAGAATGACGCTGCCGTCGGAGTCAAGAACGGTATCAATGCCTTTGGGAAAAAGAATTTTTTGGGAACTTTCGCCCCGCCCTTTGCCATTATCAACGATATTGAATTCCTGAAGACCTTAGAGCAGCGGGATTGGATTGCCGGTATCGCCGAGGCCTTAAAGGTTGCCTTGATCAAGGATGCCGATTTCTTCGCATATCTTGAGGGAAACGCCCGTAAGTTGCGGGAAAGGGATGATGAGGCCATGCAGTACACGATTTACAAGTGCGCCGAAATGCACATGCAGCATATCGCCCAAGGCGGCGATCCCTTTGAAAGCGGCTCCTCCCGACCGCTGGATTTCGGGCATTGGGCAGCCCATAAGCTCGAACACATGACCGATTACCGCCTGCGACATGGCGAGGCGGTGGCCATGGGCATTGTGTTAGACGTGACCTACGCCCATTTAATGGAATTGATTACCGATGTCGATCTGGACCGTATTGTCCGTGTCTTTCAGGCTATCGGATTTAATCTGGAGCTTCCCATCGATACCGAATCCGAAATAAAGCGTTTGCTAAACGGGATTGAGGAATTTAGGGAACATCTTGGCGGACAACTGACTATCACCCTGATTTCGGGAATCGGAAAAAAACATGATGTTCATGAAATCGATAACGACCTCATGGTTGAAGCTTTGCACCAAGTAAAGGAAATAGCGAACTCAAAAACGATATAA